TCCCCAACGACTCCAACACCTGATTCGCGCGCGGTGTGCCGGCTTGCTTCAACAGCGCAATGCCTTCTTCTTCCCGCCCGACCTTAAGGTATACCCTGCCAATATCTTCTGCGACCTTGGGATCATCCGGCGCCAGCTTGTATGCCTCTTCAACATAGGGCACCGCTTCGTCCCACTTGCCCATGCTGTTGCCCAAAATCGAGTAGCCAATGATTCTTCTTGCTTTGACGTACTCGGGGTGGTCTGCCGGCACGCGCTTGTAGTATTCGAGGGCCATTTCATGGTCGCGTTCTAGTAACATCAGACGATCTGCTTCGGTATAAGGATCGTGTGTTAGTTGCGGGAGTTCTGGTAGAAAAGACATCGTCGCCAGCAATTCTTTCAAGGCAACCTCGTCTGGGACATGCTCCTCCTTACTTGCAGATACGCTAACCTTTACAAATGATGCTTCACGACTTATAAATGCCACATAGGCAATAAAATTTGAAGCTTCCGCCCAAAAAAGTTCAACGCCTTGGGGATATGTAGGGATCAGCGCTGGTTTAAAGAGAGGCCGCTTAAAGGGCCACGCTTCTTCCTCTAGCTGTCGGGCTTCGTCGGCATGCGACATCGGAGCACCTCGGCCTTCGAGCCATGTCTCTTTTGTAAGCTCGTGTAGCATGCCATATTTTTCTACA
The window above is part of the Bacteroidota bacterium genome. Proteins encoded here:
- a CDS encoding tetratricopeptide repeat protein; this translates as VEKYGMLHELTKETWLEGRGAPMSHADEARQLEEEAWPFKRPLFKPALIPTYPQGVELFWAEASNFIAYVAFISREASFVKVSVSASKEEHVPDEVALKELLATMSFLPELPQLTHDPYTEADRLMLLERDHEMALEYYKRVPADHPEYVKARRIIGYSILGNSMGKWDEAVPYVEEAYKLAPDDPKVAEDIGRVYLKVGREEEGIALLKQAGTPRANQVLESLGN